The Shewanella japonica genome has a window encoding:
- the cysQ gene encoding 3'(2'),5'-bisphosphate nucleotidase CysQ, giving the protein MKPEEVIEQVIKIATEAGQKIRDIYVKGDFDREIKSDNTPVTSADLAANEIICAGLAALTPDIPILSEEAADIPFEERAEWQRYWLVDPLDGTGEFIAGSGDFSVIIALVEHNRPVMGIVYVPMTNVCYYAIAGLGAYKRDTKNEVRIMSRQIGDIEQSGLKLAVSRRQDPQSVLKLLSHPNSCELVVLGGAALKSCLVAEGRADCYVRLGPTGEWDTGAAQIILEEAGGALMDINLQPMSYNERETLENPNFIVVGSPSLAWDDILTK; this is encoded by the coding sequence ATGAAGCCAGAAGAAGTAATTGAACAAGTCATCAAAATTGCCACTGAAGCAGGGCAAAAAATTCGAGATATTTATGTCAAAGGTGACTTTGACAGAGAAATTAAGTCAGACAATACGCCTGTCACTTCAGCTGATTTAGCGGCAAATGAAATCATTTGTGCCGGCCTCGCAGCATTAACCCCAGATATTCCCATTTTGAGTGAAGAAGCTGCCGATATTCCATTTGAAGAACGTGCTGAATGGCAGCGTTATTGGTTGGTTGATCCTTTAGACGGTACTGGTGAATTTATCGCTGGCAGCGGTGATTTTTCCGTTATTATCGCACTCGTTGAACATAATCGCCCTGTTATGGGGATTGTTTACGTGCCGATGACAAACGTTTGTTATTACGCGATTGCTGGGCTTGGGGCGTATAAGCGTGATACTAAGAATGAAGTTCGCATCATGAGCAGACAAATTGGTGACATTGAACAGTCAGGTTTGAAACTTGCAGTGAGTCGTCGTCAAGATCCGCAGTCAGTGCTTAAATTATTAAGTCATCCTAATAGTTGTGAGTTAGTGGTCCTTGGTGGCGCAGCGTTAAAGAGTTGCCTTGTTGCTGAAGGACGAGCCGATTGTTATGTACGCCTAGGTCCAACAGGTGAGTGGGATACTGGTGCAGCGCAAATTATTCTTGAAGAAGCTGGCGGCGCGTTAATGGATATCAATTTACAGCCAATGAGTTATAACGAACGAGAAACGCTCGAAAACCCTAACTTTATCGTTGTTGGCAGTCCAAGTTTAGCTTGGGATGATATTCTCACTAAATAA
- a CDS encoding TetR/AcrR family transcriptional regulator: MARRKEHTHEEINEMAIVAVMEYLQAASLDGLSLRKVASQIGYAPSTLINIYGSYQQLLLRVSERVLVNLYQHLADLDVDCSQDEPINIIEAMAHGYCQFAFEHKAGFKLVFEISAPDNVSLSSSHQHAIDSLFGLISQQLKHVFGKASEQQITLMSRVLWGGIHGLTCLAIDGKLFTTETELPAMLSSHVQGYILGMTKNKDAAC; encoded by the coding sequence ATGGCGCGAAGGAAGGAACATACTCATGAAGAAATTAATGAGATGGCCATAGTTGCAGTCATGGAATACTTACAAGCAGCTTCGCTTGATGGTTTGTCACTTCGCAAAGTGGCCAGTCAAATAGGCTATGCACCTAGTACCTTAATTAATATCTATGGGTCATATCAACAATTACTCTTACGTGTTTCTGAGCGAGTTTTGGTGAACTTATACCAACACCTAGCCGATCTTGATGTTGACTGCTCTCAAGATGAACCTATCAATATCATAGAAGCCATGGCACATGGATATTGCCAATTTGCTTTTGAACATAAGGCTGGCTTTAAGCTCGTGTTTGAAATTTCAGCGCCAGACAATGTGTCATTGTCATCTAGTCATCAGCACGCTATTGATTCATTATTTGGATTGATTTCGCAGCAGTTAAAACATGTTTTTGGAAAAGCGTCAGAACAACAAATTACATTAATGAGCCGAGTGTTATGGGGGGGGATTCATGGATTAACTTGCTTAGCGATTGATGGAAAGTTATTTACCACTGAAACCGAATTACCAGCAATGCTCAGTAGTCATGTACAAGGCTACATTTTAGGAATGACAAAAAACAAGGATGCAGCATGTTAA
- a CDS encoding type II secretion system protein M, translated as MENLQAWWKGLALREQQLVASCGVFVIIGILYWGIWSPISSAAENAEMRHQSELQTLNYVKQTANKIAGLKQSGSKPTSTGSLSSVVNQLAGQYKLEITRMQPQGDKIQLWMDDVPFDSLLNYLHELVEQKGLTLESVDLSESDMAGFVKVRRIQLSK; from the coding sequence ATGGAAAATTTGCAAGCTTGGTGGAAAGGCTTAGCCCTCAGAGAGCAGCAGCTTGTCGCCAGCTGTGGTGTGTTTGTCATTATTGGTATTTTATATTGGGGAATTTGGAGCCCGATTTCTTCAGCTGCTGAAAATGCTGAAATGAGGCACCAATCAGAGTTACAAACACTCAACTATGTCAAACAAACGGCTAATAAAATCGCAGGTTTGAAGCAATCAGGCTCAAAACCAACGTCAACTGGCAGCCTCAGTTCTGTGGTCAATCAGCTTGCGGGTCAATATAAGTTAGAAATCACACGAATGCAGCCTCAGGGTGATAAAATCCAGTTGTGGATGGATGATGTGCCTTTTGACAGCTTATTGAATTATTTACATGAGCTGGTTGAACAAAAAGGCTTAACCCTTGAAAGTGTGGATTTATCAGAGTCTGATATGGCCGGTTTTGTCAAAGTACGTCGTATTCAGCTGTCTAAGTAA
- the yrfG gene encoding GMP/IMP nucleotidase, with product MFPWHKIDTVLLDMDGTLLDLHFDNHFWLSLVPQQLSQQRQISVTQAQQLVEQSYQKVEGTLDWYCIDYWQEKLGLDILTLHYSLAERIQMRQDSMPFLNALKTAGKQRILMTNAHPKSLALKLEHTELAHGLDATFSSHETGYPKEHPNFWEHAIRQFSLNPSRCLFVDDNEHILEASKKAGIGYQLGISNPDSQKPHKDFVDFPAIHDYQMLHQDLLDA from the coding sequence ATGTTTCCTTGGCATAAGATAGACACAGTTTTACTCGATATGGATGGCACCCTACTCGATTTACACTTTGATAATCACTTTTGGTTATCTTTAGTGCCACAACAATTGAGCCAACAGCGGCAGATATCAGTAACCCAAGCGCAACAATTAGTCGAGCAATCTTACCAAAAGGTAGAAGGAACATTAGATTGGTATTGCATTGATTATTGGCAAGAAAAGCTTGGTTTGGATATTTTAACTTTGCATTATTCCTTGGCAGAGCGAATTCAAATGCGTCAAGACAGTATGCCCTTTCTTAATGCACTAAAAACAGCAGGGAAACAGCGGATATTAATGACAAATGCTCATCCCAAAAGCTTAGCATTAAAACTTGAACATACTGAACTTGCACACGGACTTGATGCAACTTTTTCAAGCCACGAAACAGGCTACCCTAAAGAGCACCCTAATTTTTGGGAGCATGCAATTCGTCAATTCAGTCTTAATCCAAGCCGTTGTTTATTTGTTGATGATAATGAGCACATTTTAGAAGCGTCGAAAAAAGCGGGAATTGGTTATCAACTTGGTATATCCAACCCTGACAGCCAAAAACCTCATAAAGACTTTGTCGACTTCCCTGCCATTCATGATTACCAAATGCTGCATCAGGATCTACTCGACGCGTAG
- a CDS encoding MFS transporter, giving the protein MLITRRFFPYFVTQCLGALNDNIYKNVLLLLVTYSQVNELPISVNMFVNLAAGVFILPFFLFSAHAGMVADNVDKAMLIRRLKLIEFIIMSCAAVAILSQSYLVMLLLLFLMGTQSAYFGPVKYSLLPQTLKENELVTGNAWVEMGTFISILVGTLSAGLIVASDNSLVAASATVVTLAAIGYLSSRAIPALPPQGKIEKIRFTPLSGTWRSIAKVRQTPSIWMAILAISWFWFLGATYLTQFPNFAKLHLHADATVVSLLLALFSIGIAVGSWICERVSYGHVELGVIPFGVLGLTVFGVDLIFAIPPAPVDLSTVYSFSTFIAASQHYRVMADLFMVGLSGGLFIVPLYAFIQSRAEKGECAQAIAANNIVNAFFMVTAAVLSIVLLGLLEWSIPQLFLLLAALNTVVALYVYSQVPEFAQRFVSYILSHVMYRVNVTGREHIPAQGAGVIVCNHVSYVDALIIMGSSTRPMRFVMDKSISEIPLLKYLFRHAGVIPICSPKQCEKTYEQAFEHIHQALNNEELVCIFPEGRLSADGDIAEFRPGIERILAADPVSVTPMALKGLWGSYFSHKGGHALTTRPKRFWSRVEVNIGETVNGVELGRHGLHQQVSELFERKS; this is encoded by the coding sequence ATGTTAATCACTAGACGATTCTTTCCCTATTTTGTTACTCAGTGTCTTGGGGCACTGAATGACAACATTTATAAAAATGTGCTGTTGCTATTGGTGACTTATAGCCAAGTTAACGAATTACCCATTAGCGTTAATATGTTTGTAAATCTGGCGGCGGGTGTTTTTATCTTACCTTTCTTTTTGTTTTCAGCCCACGCAGGTATGGTGGCTGATAATGTTGATAAAGCCATGCTCATACGACGATTAAAGTTGATTGAGTTTATTATCATGTCATGTGCTGCGGTCGCTATTCTGTCTCAAAGCTATTTGGTGATGTTATTACTCCTGTTTTTAATGGGCACGCAGTCTGCGTATTTTGGCCCTGTTAAATATTCTTTATTGCCACAAACGCTAAAAGAAAATGAACTTGTTACTGGTAATGCTTGGGTTGAGATGGGGACATTTATTTCAATTCTTGTGGGGACGTTATCTGCAGGGTTAATTGTTGCGAGTGATAATAGCTTAGTAGCCGCTTCTGCAACCGTTGTCACTCTTGCTGCAATTGGTTATCTATCAAGTCGAGCAATTCCAGCTTTACCACCTCAAGGCAAGATTGAAAAAATTCGCTTTACGCCACTTTCTGGTACTTGGCGCAGTATTGCTAAAGTGCGTCAAACCCCAAGTATTTGGATGGCAATTTTGGCCATCAGTTGGTTTTGGTTTTTAGGTGCAACTTATCTGACTCAATTTCCTAATTTTGCCAAGTTACACCTTCATGCTGATGCGACAGTGGTATCGCTATTACTGGCGTTATTTTCAATTGGCATTGCGGTAGGCTCGTGGATTTGTGAGCGAGTTTCTTATGGTCATGTTGAATTGGGCGTCATTCCATTTGGCGTGTTGGGGTTAACGGTATTTGGTGTGGATTTAATTTTTGCTATACCGCCAGCGCCGGTTGATTTGAGTACCGTGTATAGCTTTAGCACTTTTATTGCTGCATCCCAGCATTATAGAGTCATGGCTGACTTATTTATGGTGGGCCTAAGTGGTGGACTGTTCATTGTTCCGTTATATGCCTTTATTCAGTCTAGAGCAGAAAAAGGCGAGTGTGCACAAGCTATAGCAGCAAATAATATTGTTAATGCCTTTTTCATGGTAACTGCAGCGGTGTTATCCATCGTATTGCTTGGGCTCTTAGAATGGAGCATTCCACAGCTATTCTTATTACTTGCAGCCTTGAATACTGTGGTGGCTTTGTATGTTTATTCACAGGTGCCTGAGTTTGCTCAACGCTTCGTGAGCTATATTCTTAGCCATGTCATGTACCGAGTTAACGTAACTGGCCGTGAACATATTCCAGCTCAGGGAGCAGGTGTTATTGTGTGTAACCATGTGAGTTACGTTGATGCACTGATTATTATGGGATCTTCAACGCGACCGATGCGTTTTGTTATGGATAAGTCTATTAGTGAAATACCACTTTTAAAGTATTTGTTCCGTCATGCTGGTGTTATTCCGATTTGTTCGCCAAAACAATGTGAAAAGACCTATGAGCAGGCATTTGAACACATTCATCAAGCGCTAAATAACGAAGAGCTTGTGTGTATTTTTCCTGAAGGTCGATTATCCGCCGATGGCGATATTGCTGAGTTTAGACCTGGTATTGAAAGAATCCTAGCTGCCGACCCTGTATCCGTCACACCAATGGCGTTAAAAGGCTTATGGGGATCATACTTTAGCCATAAAGGTGGTCATGCTTTAACGACGAGACCAAAGCGTTTCTGGTCAAGAGTTGAAGTCAACATTGGTGAGACTGTAAATGGAGTTGAATTAGGTCGCCATGGTTTGCATCAGCAGGTAAGTGAGTTGTTTGAGCGCAAGTCATAA
- a CDS encoding type II secretion system protein N, with protein MSLIKKIVIGVVIYLAFMVAYIPANWVVGIAPLPNNIKVSGVSGTLWQGHAELVSIDRRIIEQVSWDMNPWALFIGQVNLDVNIGNRATVVSGQGDITWALSGISAENLRFEAPNSFLLGNSRLPFRTKVNGDVSLIVERLEQGEPWCEQLSGKLFLNRIDVKNQFGEYPLGNIALGLKCIDGMVQLNTDDTMNQMGIEGIASLGESNRFSVSAKIKPTPEQPEDLTQALSFLGKQDSQGYYPINYNGVIPGM; from the coding sequence GTGAGTTTGATTAAAAAAATAGTAATAGGCGTTGTTATTTATCTCGCCTTTATGGTGGCTTACATTCCTGCTAATTGGGTAGTAGGCATTGCGCCGTTACCTAATAACATAAAAGTGAGTGGTGTATCAGGCACGTTATGGCAAGGTCATGCTGAGCTGGTATCTATTGATCGTCGCATAATTGAACAAGTGAGCTGGGACATGAACCCATGGGCATTGTTTATTGGCCAAGTGAATCTTGATGTCAACATTGGTAATCGTGCGACAGTAGTTAGTGGACAAGGAGATATCACTTGGGCGTTATCAGGTATATCAGCTGAAAACTTACGTTTTGAAGCGCCAAATTCATTTTTGTTAGGTAATAGCCGTCTGCCATTCAGAACGAAAGTGAATGGTGATGTTAGCTTGATTGTTGAACGTCTTGAGCAAGGTGAGCCATGGTGTGAACAGCTGTCAGGTAAGTTATTTTTAAATCGTATTGATGTAAAAAACCAGTTTGGAGAGTATCCATTAGGTAACATTGCATTAGGGTTGAAGTGTATTGATGGCATGGTGCAGTTAAATACTGATGACACAATGAACCAAATGGGTATTGAAGGGATTGCAAGTTTAGGCGAAAGTAATCGCTTTTCTGTCAGCGCTAAAATTAAGCCAACACCAGAACAACCAGAAGATCTTACTCAAGCATTATCCTTCCTAGGTAAGCAAGATAGCCAAGGATATTACCCGATTAATTATAACGGCGTAATTCCAGGTATGTAG
- the gspJ gene encoding type II secretion system minor pseudopilin GspJ has translation MFTTKVKSQKHNQLGFTLLEMLISIAIFAMIGLAANAVLSTVMKNDEATKEFSVRLKALQQGFGIIERDLGQIVARTQRGFDGERTTSVFQTGDNMLDSETEALVFFRLGWLNPDGMLPRGSLQSVAYVVQDGRLERWYYPYPEPEVGAEPLKSLIVKDVVSIEYSFFVGDKWERKVDASTLPLAIAMEVEIEGLGTIERRFLLPKGGDSSSTGSGGNSGGNNGDNSDSSDTDETGEKTEGDDT, from the coding sequence ATGTTCACAACGAAGGTTAAATCACAAAAGCATAATCAGTTAGGGTTTACCCTATTAGAAATGCTGATCTCAATAGCCATTTTCGCCATGATCGGATTGGCCGCCAATGCTGTGCTATCGACTGTGATGAAAAATGATGAAGCGACCAAAGAGTTTTCGGTTCGACTCAAAGCGTTGCAACAAGGGTTTGGGATTATTGAGCGAGACTTAGGCCAAATCGTGGCGCGAACTCAGCGTGGTTTTGATGGTGAGCGTACAACATCTGTATTTCAAACCGGTGATAATATGCTGGATTCTGAAACTGAAGCTTTGGTGTTTTTCCGCTTAGGTTGGTTGAATCCTGATGGCATGTTACCTCGTGGTAGTTTGCAGTCTGTTGCTTATGTTGTTCAAGATGGCCGCTTAGAGCGTTGGTATTATCCTTACCCAGAGCCAGAGGTCGGTGCAGAGCCGTTAAAAAGTTTAATCGTGAAAGATGTCGTTTCCATTGAGTATTCATTTTTTGTAGGTGATAAATGGGAGCGAAAAGTTGATGCTTCTACCTTACCACTTGCGATAGCGATGGAAGTTGAGATTGAAGGCTTAGGCACCATTGAACGTCGTTTTTTACTACCTAAAGGTGGAGATAGCTCAAGCACCGGCAGCGGTGGTAATAGTGGTGGCAATAACGGTGACAATAGCGATAGCAGCGACACTGATGAAACCGGAGAAAAGACTGAAGGTGACGACACATGA
- the gspK gene encoding type II secretion system minor pseudopilin GspK, with amino-acid sequence MKSQLPGFRKQRGVALLVVLLIVALVVIIATNITSRNQLSMRRTLNLAQYDQAYWYAISAEELAKKILKQDMEDSDGTVHRQQYWALADVIFPAEYGEIGGEIQDMRSCFNINALSVTSTEVENGQPKLSLAASQYKALLVALGMDEFGAERLTHTLVDYIDDDTVSMPYGAEDADYESRNIPYRAANTLMSHHSELRAVIGYNQQVYTTLLPYICAIPGNNQQLLNVNTIEVEQAALLVGMLDNKISLSDAESLINQRPADGFETAAEFWENNTLASLATESNMKSSIVVDSNFFLLKAGAKVDNAMFRMDSVLQRSGDKFDVLTRQYGGQQ; translated from the coding sequence ATGAAGTCACAATTACCGGGGTTTCGTAAACAGCGCGGAGTGGCGTTATTAGTTGTACTGTTGATTGTGGCATTGGTTGTGATTATCGCTACCAACATCACCAGCCGTAACCAGTTATCTATGCGCCGAACGTTAAACTTGGCGCAATATGACCAAGCATATTGGTATGCTATTTCTGCAGAAGAGTTAGCGAAAAAGATTTTAAAGCAAGATATGGAAGACAGTGATGGCACTGTGCATCGCCAACAATATTGGGCACTGGCTGATGTTATTTTTCCTGCCGAGTACGGTGAAATTGGTGGCGAAATTCAGGATATGCGCTCCTGTTTCAATATCAATGCGTTATCTGTGACTTCGACAGAGGTTGAGAATGGTCAGCCCAAGCTCAGTTTAGCGGCAAGCCAATATAAAGCGTTATTAGTCGCACTGGGGATGGACGAGTTTGGTGCAGAAAGGCTGACTCATACCTTGGTTGATTATATTGATGATGACACAGTTTCTATGCCTTATGGTGCTGAAGATGCGGATTATGAATCGCGTAATATCCCGTATCGAGCAGCGAATACTTTGATGAGTCATCATAGTGAATTAAGGGCGGTGATTGGCTATAACCAGCAAGTGTATACCACGTTATTACCTTATATTTGCGCGATTCCAGGTAACAACCAACAGTTATTGAATGTCAACACCATTGAAGTAGAACAAGCCGCATTACTTGTTGGCATGTTAGATAACAAAATTTCATTGAGTGATGCCGAAAGCTTGATTAACCAAAGACCTGCAGATGGTTTCGAAACTGCTGCAGAGTTTTGGGAGAATAATACGCTTGCCAGTTTAGCGACTGAGAGCAATATGAAATCGAGTATTGTAGTGGACAGTAATTTCTTTTTACTGAAAGCGGGCGCTAAAGTTGATAATGCCATGTTCAGAATGGACAGTGTGCTACAGCGAAGCGGTGATAAATTTGACGTGTTGACTCGCCAGTATGGTGGGCAACAGTAA
- the nudE gene encoding ADP compounds hydrolase NudE, protein MTTRHKKPDILHREIVAKSRLFQIEQLHLKFSNGVERQYERMSGGSRGAVMIVPVHQGQLLLAKEYAAGTDNYELGFPKGLIDPGEDAAEAANRELQEEIGFASNKLTLLKELSLAPGYFASKMQIFIAEDLYESRLEGDEPEPIEVIPYPLEDWQTLLEDADFSESRSVSALFLAQQFLAK, encoded by the coding sequence ATGACAACTCGGCATAAAAAGCCTGACATCCTTCATCGTGAAATAGTAGCAAAAAGTCGTCTATTTCAAATTGAGCAGCTGCACTTAAAGTTTTCTAATGGCGTAGAGCGTCAATATGAAAGAATGAGTGGCGGTAGCCGTGGTGCAGTAATGATTGTCCCTGTGCATCAAGGTCAATTATTGTTAGCCAAAGAATATGCCGCAGGTACCGATAATTATGAACTGGGTTTCCCTAAAGGCTTAATTGATCCTGGAGAAGACGCCGCTGAGGCTGCTAACCGAGAGCTACAAGAGGAAATCGGTTTTGCCAGTAACAAACTGACTTTATTAAAAGAGCTCAGTTTAGCGCCTGGCTACTTTGCCAGTAAAATGCAGATTTTTATTGCAGAAGACTTATATGAAAGTCGCCTTGAAGGTGATGAGCCTGAACCAATAGAGGTCATTCCATATCCTTTAGAAGATTGGCAAACCTTGCTTGAAGATGCTGACTTTTCTGAATCACGAAGTGTCAGTGCATTATTTCTTGCACAGCAGTTTTTAGCAAAATAG
- the gspL gene encoding type II secretion system protein GspL — MSERLFIRLGKTSESPCSWLVWSEQEQEIIASGELSDAASLSSLTERAGNRPVDVLVPASSMTLTQIELPEKNQRQALKALPFMLEETIASDVEDMHFVVGPRDGEQLNVVAVAHEQMQDWLSWLLDAGMKVKRIVPDCLALPLEQCRWAALDMGDELLLRTGEGSGVSLPKTWLDFALPQLMPEQQEDQAPLNIAAYSEDLVFMGAEVEPKPLDLPMMVLAKGIIQAPINLLSGIYQPKREYSKHLMLWRNVAIIMAIAIVLSLVNKGLTIYQLEAQTAEVKQQSEAIFKRVSPGINRIVNIRSQMDSQLRSMQGQGGGAAFFEMLDGLKDAFEKVPDLKPNSLRFDANRNELRMQVTAKTYDQVDKFKELVETRYDLDMGAINSGEDEVNTTLTLRGK; from the coding sequence GTGTCTGAACGGCTTTTTATCCGATTAGGTAAAACATCAGAAAGCCCATGTTCTTGGCTAGTTTGGTCAGAGCAGGAGCAAGAAATTATCGCCTCTGGCGAGTTAAGTGATGCAGCAAGCCTATCAAGTTTAACTGAGCGTGCTGGAAATCGCCCTGTTGATGTATTAGTGCCAGCGTCAAGCATGACATTGACTCAAATTGAATTACCTGAGAAAAACCAGCGCCAAGCATTGAAAGCATTGCCTTTTATGCTAGAAGAAACGATTGCATCTGATGTTGAAGATATGCACTTTGTCGTTGGGCCACGTGATGGTGAGCAACTGAACGTGGTTGCAGTTGCCCATGAGCAAATGCAAGATTGGTTATCTTGGCTGCTTGATGCCGGTATGAAGGTAAAACGTATCGTACCTGATTGTTTAGCATTACCATTAGAACAGTGTCGCTGGGCGGCACTGGATATGGGTGATGAACTGTTATTACGCACGGGTGAAGGAAGCGGTGTTAGTCTGCCTAAAACATGGTTAGATTTTGCATTACCTCAACTGATGCCTGAACAGCAAGAAGATCAAGCTCCCCTCAATATTGCAGCTTACAGCGAAGATTTAGTCTTTATGGGAGCGGAAGTTGAGCCTAAACCCTTAGATTTACCTATGATGGTTTTGGCTAAAGGCATTATCCAAGCGCCGATCAATTTACTCAGTGGCATTTATCAGCCAAAGCGTGAATACAGTAAACATTTAATGTTATGGCGTAATGTCGCCATCATTATGGCGATAGCGATCGTTTTATCTCTAGTCAATAAAGGCTTAACGATTTATCAGCTAGAAGCGCAAACTGCTGAAGTTAAGCAACAAAGTGAAGCGATTTTTAAAAGAGTCAGTCCAGGTATTAATCGTATTGTTAATATCCGCTCGCAAATGGATTCTCAGTTACGCAGTATGCAAGGCCAGGGTGGTGGAGCGGCATTTTTTGAAATGCTTGATGGCTTAAAAGATGCTTTTGAAAAGGTACCGGATTTAAAACCAAATTCTTTACGTTTTGATGCCAACCGTAATGAACTGCGTATGCAAGTGACGGCCAAAACTTATGACCAAGTCGATAAGTTTAAAGAGTTAGTTGAAACACGATATGACCTTGATATGGGTGCAATCAATAGCGGTGAAGACGAAGTGAATACAACCCTAACATTGAGGGGCAAATAA
- the fabR gene encoding HTH-type transcriptional repressor FabR, with protein sequence MGVRALQKEKTRRALVDAAFNQLSAERSFSNLSLREVAREAGIAPTSFYRHFKDMNELGLTMVDEGGLTLRQMMRKGRQRAEAGGSVIRISVDTFIEVLESNPNVFRILLHERSGTSAAFRAAVAREIEHFISELSHYTEATAGRTPMLARVQAEALVTLVFNAGASALDMKRADRKVLADHLVLQLRMVAKGAEALQHKVETK encoded by the coding sequence ATGGGTGTAAGAGCATTACAGAAAGAAAAAACCCGTCGTGCATTGGTAGATGCCGCTTTTAATCAACTCAGTGCTGAGCGTAGCTTTTCAAACTTAAGTTTACGTGAGGTTGCAAGAGAGGCTGGCATAGCGCCAACTTCTTTTTACCGTCACTTTAAAGACATGAATGAACTCGGTTTAACCATGGTCGATGAAGGTGGTCTGACATTGCGACAAATGATGCGTAAAGGTCGCCAGCGTGCCGAAGCAGGTGGCAGTGTTATTCGTATATCAGTTGATACTTTCATTGAAGTGCTAGAATCAAATCCCAATGTTTTTCGTATTCTTTTGCATGAACGTTCAGGGACTTCTGCGGCATTTCGTGCTGCTGTTGCGAGAGAGATTGAGCACTTTATTTCGGAGTTGTCTCATTACACTGAAGCTACCGCTGGTAGAACACCTATGTTAGCGAGAGTTCAAGCTGAAGCCTTAGTGACCTTAGTGTTTAATGCTGGCGCATCGGCATTAGATATGAAACGAGCTGATAGAAAAGTATTAGCGGATCATTTGGTTTTACAATTACGCATGGTTGCTAAAGGTGCTGAAGCGCTACAGCATAAAGTAGAAACTAAATAA
- a CDS encoding acyl-CoA desaturase: MKKPPIIWLNTSLFALTLLGAITLVPWRGMIHGFEAIEWIAFVVLAFASGLSITAGYHRLWSHKAYKAHPVMRFLFALGGALALQNSALHWSSDHRVHHKHVDNNDKDPYSAKKGFWYSHIGWMLREYQASRYHDYNNVRDLQKDAIVMWQHKHYLSLVVIMNIGLPAFLGWLNGDIISMVLMAGLLRLVVVHHCTFFINSLAHIWGSQPYTNKNTARDNGVIALLTYGEGYHNFHHIFENDYRNGIKWWHYDPTKWLIKSMQWVGLASDLRVVPQERIESAKLQMQLLRAQDKVAHLPNCDEIIANFQAEYELMKQHLMEYYQAKKSLLEAKRKELSVQQLNLQVEELKARLLAQKKNWKSLTAAY; this comes from the coding sequence ATGAAAAAACCACCGATTATTTGGTTAAACACATCACTATTTGCACTCACGCTATTAGGCGCTATTACTTTGGTTCCATGGCGTGGCATGATCCATGGATTTGAGGCCATCGAATGGATAGCATTTGTCGTGCTTGCTTTTGCAAGTGGCTTATCGATTACTGCGGGGTATCATCGCCTTTGGTCCCATAAAGCTTATAAAGCACATCCTGTTATGCGATTCTTATTTGCGTTGGGCGGAGCTCTTGCACTACAAAATAGTGCGCTGCATTGGTCTTCAGATCATCGAGTTCATCATAAGCACGTCGATAACAACGATAAAGATCCTTACTCTGCTAAAAAGGGGTTTTGGTACAGCCATATTGGTTGGATGCTACGCGAGTACCAAGCTAGTCGCTACCATGACTACAACAATGTTCGTGATTTACAAAAAGATGCCATTGTTATGTGGCAGCACAAACATTACTTATCATTGGTTGTCATAATGAATATTGGCCTGCCTGCATTTTTAGGCTGGTTAAATGGTGACATTATTTCAATGGTATTAATGGCAGGATTACTTCGCTTGGTTGTCGTACATCACTGTACTTTCTTTATTAACTCACTGGCTCACATTTGGGGCAGTCAGCCATATACCAATAAAAATACGGCTCGAGATAATGGTGTTATCGCATTATTAACCTATGGCGAGGGTTATCATAACTTCCATCATATTTTCGAAAATGATTACCGTAATGGCATTAAATGGTGGCATTACGACCCAACAAAATGGCTCATTAAGTCGATGCAATGGGTTGGCCTTGCAAGTGATTTAAGAGTGGTTCCTCAAGAACGAATAGAAAGTGCCAAATTACAAATGCAATTACTTAGAGCACAGGACAAAGTGGCGCATTTACCTAACTGTGACGAGATCATTGCTAATTTCCAAGCTGAATATGAACTCATGAAGCAGCACTTGATGGAATACTATCAAGCTAAAAAGAGTTTACTAGAAGCCAAGCGCAAAGAATTGAGCGTCCAGCAGCTAAACCTGCAAGTTGAAGAGTTAAAAGCACGCCTGTTAGCTCAAAAGAAAAACTGGAAAAGCTTAACCGCTGCATATTAA